A single window of Anaerocolumna chitinilytica DNA harbors:
- a CDS encoding DUF4097 family beta strand repeat-containing protein: MRAFIKNLFRIAGGAIAIGIILVLVAIGMDNKVYTKWHRMDLNLGDGYTLWNNEDVSNGGQTDNNQAGGKVVASANASEEINTNKNYPVTYQNVKSLDFHIIAGKLFIKEGKEFSLDVNEKGSKRITSEVNNGVWTLQENSSKAENYDNDNNFSIFGINIDLNDSGSNNYTEVYVTIPKDFSADDISLSVGAGAIKADTLSANTGKIQVGAGSCSIDELKIKENSSFQVDAGMLQIDKGTINNAGMTCAAGKIKFRDGIINNGDINCTAGGIDITGSITGDSTVSTSVGKIDLNLEGKEKDYNYTIDCNVGSLTINGTKYNGVNKHITQQNAAPNNMSLNCDIGSITMNID, from the coding sequence ATGAGAGCATTCATTAAAAATCTATTTCGCATAGCAGGCGGTGCTATTGCAATCGGTATCATTTTAGTACTTGTTGCAATCGGTATGGATAACAAAGTTTACACAAAATGGCATAGGATGGATTTGAATCTTGGAGATGGTTATACCTTATGGAACAATGAAGATGTTAGCAATGGAGGTCAAACTGATAATAATCAGGCAGGCGGTAAAGTAGTTGCTTCAGCAAATGCTTCCGAAGAGATCAATACCAATAAAAATTATCCTGTCACTTATCAAAATGTGAAAAGTTTGGACTTTCATATAATTGCCGGGAAACTCTTCATCAAAGAAGGAAAGGAATTTTCTCTTGATGTAAATGAGAAAGGCTCTAAAAGAATAACCAGTGAAGTTAATAATGGCGTATGGACTTTACAAGAGAATTCCTCCAAAGCCGAGAACTATGACAATGATAATAATTTTTCTATCTTTGGAATCAACATTGATTTGAATGACAGCGGCAGTAATAATTATACGGAAGTATATGTTACTATCCCAAAGGATTTTTCTGCCGATGATATTTCTCTATCTGTTGGTGCTGGTGCAATAAAAGCAGATACTTTATCTGCAAACACCGGTAAAATACAAGTTGGTGCCGGAAGCTGCAGTATTGATGAACTTAAAATAAAAGAAAACTCCTCCTTTCAGGTAGATGCCGGTATGCTTCAAATAGACAAAGGTACAATTAATAATGCAGGTATGACATGCGCTGCCGGAAAAATTAAATTTCGAGACGGTATTATTAATAATGGTGACATAAACTGTACTGCTGGAGGTATTGATATTACTGGCAGTATTACCGGAGATAGTACAGTAAGTACTTCCGTCGGCAAGATTGATCTTAACCTTGAAGGAAAAGAGAAAGACTATAATTACACCATAGACTGTAATGTGGGCTCACTTACAATTAATGGTACGAAATATAACGGAGTTAACAAGCATATCACACAGCAAAACGCGGCTCCTAACAATATGTCACTAAACTGTGATATTGGAAGTATTACAATGAATATTGATTAA
- a CDS encoding PspC domain-containing protein, producing the protein MENKRLYRSRKNRMIAGVCGGFAEYLNIDPTIVRLVIVLLAIFGVSAGFWIYLIAAIIVPNEE; encoded by the coding sequence ATGGAAAATAAGAGATTGTACCGTTCAAGAAAAAACAGAATGATAGCAGGTGTTTGCGGAGGATTTGCAGAGTATCTAAATATTGACCCTACGATAGTCAGACTCGTAATTGTACTCCTTGCTATATTCGGTGTATCAGCAGGATTCTGGATTTACCTGATAGCAGCTATCATAGTTCCGAATGAGGAGTAA
- the argS gene encoding arginine--tRNA ligase, whose translation MQKIIDIIGKEVREAFEAKGYDTKYGVVTLSNRPDLCQYQCNGALAAAKAYKKAPLAIAEEVAQILKMSESFEKIEAAAPGFINIILKNEFLSGYVKQLSPENQFGCEKTQAPKTIVIDYGGANVAKPLHVGHLRPAIIGESIKRIDRFLGHNVIGDVHLGDWGLQIGLIMMKIKLEQPDLVYFQADYQGEYPSEAPFTISELEQIYPAASAYSKENEEFREAAKAATVELQNGNPGYRALWQHILNVSIEDLKKNYDNLLVDFDLWKKESDAQGYIPGMVEYLKQNNYARISEGALVVDVKEETDTKEMPPCMILKSDGGTLYNTTDLATMVERMELFNPDEILYVVDKRQELYFETVFRCAKKTVLVPEETKLTFLGFGTMNGKDGKPFKTRDGGVMRLENLIQNISNAVLDKILENRDMDRKDAEAIAKKVGLAALKYGDLSNQASKDYIFDLERFISFEGNTGPYLLYTIVRIKSIIQKYGKELAAADALQPGKTQSEVDLMLEAAKFNEVIEAAGNEYAPHKICQYLYGLANAFNSFYHENKILAEEDKEKQKSWISLITLIKGILETGIDLLGFEAPERM comes from the coding sequence ATGCAGAAAATAATTGATATCATCGGGAAGGAAGTAAGAGAGGCTTTTGAAGCAAAGGGCTATGATACTAAATATGGTGTTGTTACGCTCTCTAACAGACCTGATTTATGCCAATATCAATGTAATGGAGCCTTAGCGGCAGCCAAGGCATATAAAAAAGCACCACTTGCCATCGCAGAAGAGGTTGCGCAGATTTTAAAAATGAGTGAAAGCTTTGAAAAGATTGAGGCCGCCGCCCCAGGATTTATAAATATTATATTAAAGAATGAATTTCTATCCGGTTATGTAAAACAACTTTCCCCGGAGAATCAATTTGGCTGTGAAAAAACACAGGCACCGAAAACAATTGTAATAGATTATGGCGGTGCTAATGTGGCAAAACCCCTTCATGTAGGTCATTTAAGACCGGCAATTATCGGTGAGAGCATCAAAAGGATTGACCGTTTCTTAGGACATAATGTTATTGGTGATGTTCATTTAGGAGATTGGGGACTGCAGATTGGTTTAATCATGATGAAGATTAAGCTGGAGCAGCCGGATTTGGTATATTTTCAGGCAGATTATCAGGGTGAATATCCAAGTGAAGCTCCTTTTACAATTAGTGAGTTAGAGCAGATCTACCCTGCCGCCAGTGCTTATTCCAAAGAAAATGAAGAATTCAGGGAAGCTGCCAAGGCTGCAACTGTTGAACTGCAAAATGGAAATCCTGGATATCGTGCTTTGTGGCAGCACATATTAAATGTTTCCATTGAAGATTTAAAGAAGAACTATGATAATTTATTAGTAGATTTTGATCTCTGGAAGAAAGAAAGCGATGCCCAGGGCTATATCCCCGGCATGGTTGAGTATCTAAAGCAGAACAATTATGCCAGAATCAGCGAAGGCGCACTGGTAGTAGATGTAAAAGAAGAGACGGATACGAAAGAAATGCCACCCTGTATGATATTAAAATCAGATGGCGGAACGCTCTATAACACCACCGATCTTGCTACTATGGTGGAAAGAATGGAACTATTTAATCCGGATGAAATACTTTATGTAGTTGATAAAAGACAAGAGCTCTATTTTGAGACCGTATTCCGTTGTGCGAAAAAGACAGTCCTGGTACCGGAAGAAACGAAGCTTACCTTCCTTGGATTTGGCACTATGAATGGTAAAGACGGTAAACCCTTTAAGACAAGAGATGGCGGTGTAATGCGTCTTGAGAATCTCATTCAGAATATCAGTAATGCAGTTCTTGATAAGATTCTTGAAAATCGCGATATGGACAGAAAAGATGCAGAAGCAATCGCTAAAAAAGTAGGTCTTGCCGCTTTGAAATACGGAGATTTGTCAAATCAAGCTTCCAAGGACTACATCTTTGATTTGGAACGATTTATTTCCTTTGAAGGAAATACCGGTCCTTATCTTCTCTATACCATTGTTCGAATTAAGTCTATTATTCAAAAGTATGGTAAGGAGCTTGCTGCAGCAGATGCTTTACAGCCAGGTAAGACCCAGTCTGAAGTTGACTTGATGCTTGAAGCAGCTAAATTCAATGAAGTAATTGAAGCTGCCGGAAATGAGTATGCACCTCATAAAATATGTCAGTACCTTTATGGATTAGCAAATGCTTTTAACAGTTTCTATCACGAAAACAAGATATTAGCAGAAGAAGATAAAGAGAAGCAGAAATCCTGGATTTCTCTGATTACTTTGATTAAAGGTATTCTCGAAACAGGAATTGACCTGTTAGGTTTTGAAGCTCCAGAAAGAATGTAA
- a CDS encoding methyl-accepting chemotaxis protein translates to MENRMRRNKNDITKRKRRFTFKKPKLKKCGQKTAELDMARKRKFGIRFKLIFGYVIPILFIIALGFLSYNKASYGLVSNYEKSTENTMKMAAKYLDYGFSGVKSIASLYTKDTDIYYYVQKQKYTDSIVRNQFIQSLSMEFTKKAEAESLIVDIHIIPQSGIPVVTSANKSVDGFYNELKNDTGFEKLSDPKSKDFWIGSHKLIDDKLKTTATDYSFSLVEKFQTDTAVVVIDVDRNAINKFLADLDFGKNSIVGVITSDGSEILAKESSGKNSAGKTVTIGNRKEEFHFTTEDYYKNAIDASAAKGQKYVTYDGKKYLFQFDKISDTGITLCTLIPKASFMEQAESIKLFTTVMVIVASLIAVLIGLYLSEGIARSLKHINTSLKNLAEGDFTVLMEHRHKDEFITLAGNTKNMIENMRKLIQKTATVSGLVSQSAGNVLRASEDISMASNEISTSISEIGHGISGQAQDSQSCLLQMDELSEKIKSVNTNILDIDLIAKDTDHLIKEGIGTMEELSKQSEATNDITKYVVENIAALEVKSHSIGQIIQVINEIADQTNLLALNASIEAARAGDAGRGFSVVAEEIKKLAEQSLHAADEINQVIDKIIKQTSDTVTIAKDAEQIVYKQNSIVNNTISTFKNMGDGMKKLTVSLSVISENIGNMDSARAGTLSAVESISAISQQTLAASEMVEDIVHAQNNSVSALEEAAKTLAENSSELNQAINQFRI, encoded by the coding sequence ATGGAAAACCGGATGAGACGTAATAAAAATGATATTACCAAAAGGAAAAGGCGGTTTACATTTAAAAAGCCTAAGCTTAAAAAATGCGGACAGAAGACCGCAGAATTGGATATGGCTAGGAAAAGAAAGTTTGGTATACGTTTCAAATTAATATTCGGTTATGTTATCCCAATATTGTTCATTATTGCTTTGGGATTCTTATCTTATAACAAGGCTTCTTACGGGTTAGTATCAAACTATGAAAAATCCACTGAAAATACCATGAAAATGGCTGCTAAATATCTTGATTACGGATTCAGCGGAGTAAAATCCATAGCCTCCTTATATACAAAAGATACGGATATTTATTATTATGTGCAAAAACAAAAGTATACAGACTCCATTGTACGAAACCAATTCATTCAATCTCTTAGCATGGAATTCACAAAGAAAGCAGAAGCCGAAAGTTTGATTGTAGACATACATATAATTCCTCAGTCGGGTATTCCTGTCGTTACAAGTGCAAATAAATCAGTAGATGGTTTTTATAATGAATTAAAAAATGATACTGGTTTCGAAAAGTTAAGTGATCCAAAGAGCAAGGATTTTTGGATTGGAAGTCATAAGTTGATCGATGATAAATTGAAAACCACAGCAACTGATTACTCTTTCTCGTTGGTTGAGAAGTTCCAGACGGATACTGCGGTTGTAGTAATCGATGTTGATAGAAATGCAATTAATAAATTTCTCGCAGACCTGGACTTTGGTAAGAACAGCATAGTAGGCGTAATCACATCAGATGGCAGTGAAATACTAGCCAAGGAATCCTCCGGAAAAAATTCAGCAGGAAAAACTGTAACCATAGGAAACCGGAAAGAAGAATTCCATTTTACCACAGAAGATTACTACAAAAATGCCATTGATGCTTCAGCTGCAAAAGGTCAGAAATATGTAACCTATGATGGGAAGAAATATCTTTTTCAATTTGATAAGATATCCGATACCGGCATTACTCTCTGTACCTTGATTCCTAAAGCAAGCTTTATGGAACAAGCAGAAAGTATTAAGTTATTTACAACTGTTATGGTGATAGTTGCAAGTTTAATTGCTGTACTTATCGGACTATATTTATCAGAAGGCATTGCAAGAAGTCTAAAACATATTAATACCAGTCTAAAGAATCTGGCAGAAGGTGACTTCACTGTTTTGATGGAACATAGACATAAAGATGAATTTATTACTCTGGCTGGTAACACGAAAAATATGATTGAAAATATGAGAAAGTTGATACAAAAGACAGCCACTGTCAGCGGGCTGGTCTCACAATCCGCAGGGAACGTATTAAGAGCTTCAGAAGATATCTCAATGGCAAGCAATGAAATCTCTACCTCCATTAGTGAAATAGGTCATGGAATATCCGGTCAGGCACAGGATTCCCAGAGTTGTTTGCTTCAAATGGATGAATTGTCAGAAAAAATAAAATCTGTTAATACAAATATTCTTGACATTGACCTAATAGCCAAAGATACCGACCACCTGATTAAAGAAGGAATCGGAACGATGGAAGAGTTATCAAAACAGTCGGAAGCAACCAATGATATCACAAAATATGTCGTTGAGAATATTGCTGCGCTGGAAGTTAAATCCCATTCCATCGGACAAATTATTCAGGTTATCAATGAAATAGCAGACCAGACCAACCTATTAGCTTTAAATGCTTCTATTGAGGCAGCAAGAGCAGGTGATGCCGGCCGAGGATTTTCAGTAGTAGCAGAAGAAATAAAAAAGTTAGCAGAGCAATCCCTTCATGCTGCTGATGAAATCAATCAGGTAATTGATAAGATAATAAAACAAACCTCAGATACCGTAACAATTGCGAAAGATGCCGAGCAAATTGTGTATAAGCAGAACAGTATAGTAAATAATACAATTTCCACCTTTAAAAATATGGGTGATGGAATGAAAAAACTGACTGTAAGTCTGTCCGTCATCAGTGAAAATATAGGTAACATGGACAGCGCAAGAGCAGGAACGCTTAGTGCAGTGGAAAGTATTTCTGCCATATCCCAGCAGACCCTGGCAGCCTCTGAAATGGTAGAAGATATCGTACATGCTCAGAATAATTCTGTTTCGGCACTGGAGGAAGCAGCTAAAACACTAGCTGAGAATTCATCAGAATTAAACCAAGCAATAAATCAATTCCGTATTTGA
- a CDS encoding ATP-binding protein produces MYQYVSKLIIYRKTKDSEILYSLSEIIRTLYEEFPVLIPESSSKEIYITEIYEQINKLMVLATEYGFDNNLWKNYIAYLIAVSENPFSISCEKKGMLDGSVNNFAISDMKLLKAISEYDFTEIEEKLGINCFSIITNYKAVTKNEKRYNKNVSDKIRLLSGHLAETDTEDKLLGIVTSFYKDFGVGKFGLNKAFRLQEKEGECLVLPILNTEEILLSDLIGYELQKKKLIDNTEAFVNGRKANNCLLYGDSGTGKSSSIKAILNEYYQSGLRIIEIYKHQFQYLSSIIAEIKNRNYKFIIYMDDLSFEEFEIEYKYLKAVIEGGLETKPDNVLIYATSNRRHLIRETWSDRSDISKDELHKSDTMQEKLSLVARFGITINYSAPIQKEFYEIVKGLAAKQEGINLSEEELLKQANIWEMSHGGRSGRTAQQFINYLLGKRE; encoded by the coding sequence ATGTATCAATATGTATCAAAGCTTATTATTTACAGAAAGACAAAGGATAGTGAGATTCTCTATTCTTTATCGGAAATTATCAGAACTTTATATGAGGAATTTCCTGTTCTTATACCTGAAAGTTCTTCAAAAGAAATATATATAACAGAAATTTATGAACAGATTAACAAACTAATGGTCTTGGCAACTGAATATGGTTTTGATAATAATCTCTGGAAGAACTATATTGCTTACCTTATTGCTGTAAGCGAGAATCCTTTCAGCATCAGTTGTGAAAAAAAAGGAATGCTTGATGGGTCAGTTAATAATTTTGCGATTTCCGATATGAAACTTCTTAAAGCAATTTCAGAGTATGACTTTACTGAAATAGAAGAAAAGCTTGGAATAAATTGTTTTTCAATTATCACCAACTACAAAGCCGTAACGAAAAATGAAAAAAGATATAATAAAAATGTTAGCGATAAGATAAGACTCCTTTCCGGCCATCTTGCAGAGACAGATACAGAGGATAAACTTCTTGGGATTGTTACCTCTTTCTATAAGGATTTTGGGGTTGGCAAGTTCGGGCTTAATAAAGCCTTTCGGCTTCAGGAAAAAGAGGGAGAGTGCCTTGTTCTTCCTATCCTGAACACGGAAGAAATACTGCTCTCAGATCTTATCGGATATGAACTGCAAAAGAAAAAGCTTATTGATAACACCGAGGCTTTTGTAAATGGCAGAAAAGCAAATAACTGTCTTCTTTATGGAGACAGCGGAACTGGAAAATCTTCAAGTATAAAGGCAATTCTTAATGAATATTATCAGTCAGGACTTCGAATCATTGAAATCTATAAACATCAGTTCCAATATTTATCAAGTATTATTGCTGAAATTAAGAATCGAAATTATAAGTTTATAATATATATGGATGATCTTTCCTTTGAAGAATTTGAAATTGAATATAAATATCTAAAAGCAGTGATTGAAGGCGGACTTGAAACAAAGCCGGATAATGTACTTATCTACGCTACTTCTAATAGGAGACACCTTATTCGGGAGACCTGGAGTGACCGTTCTGATATATCAAAGGATGAGCTTCATAAGAGTGATACCATGCAAGAGAAGCTGTCACTGGTTGCTCGTTTTGGTATCACCATTAATTATTCTGCTCCTATACAAAAAGAATTCTATGAGATTGTAAAAGGTCTTGCGGCAAAACAAGAAGGCATTAATCTGTCAGAAGAGGAACTCTTAAAACAGGCCAATATATGGGAGATGAGCCACGGCGGACGATCAGGCCGAACAGCACAGCAATTTATTAATTACCTCCTTGGTAAAAGAGAATAA
- a CDS encoding FeoA family protein: MSLAFAGIGETRVIVDFTGKDDMKRHLQDLGFVKGESVKLLSENDSGFIIMVKGVRIAINKNLASKIMVA, translated from the coding sequence ATGTCACTAGCATTTGCAGGGATAGGCGAGACAAGAGTAATTGTAGATTTCACAGGCAAAGATGATATGAAGCGTCATTTGCAGGATTTAGGCTTTGTTAAGGGTGAGAGTGTTAAATTGTTGTCAGAGAATGACAGCGGTTTTATCATTATGGTGAAAGGTGTTCGAATAGCCATCAATAAAAACCTGGCATCTAAAATAATGGTAGCATAG
- a CDS encoding FeoA family protein, translating into MTLRDLKPGQAATVVSIGEKGPLKRRIMDMGITRGVDLKVVKVAPLGDPIEINIRGYELSLRKDEAAQIEVSVG; encoded by the coding sequence ATGACTTTAAGAGATTTAAAGCCGGGTCAGGCCGCAACAGTAGTTAGCATTGGCGAAAAAGGGCCGTTGAAACGCAGAATTATGGATATGGGAATAACACGTGGTGTTGACTTGAAGGTAGTAAAAGTAGCACCATTAGGGGATCCGATAGAAATCAATATAAGAGGATATGAACTCAGCCTTAGAAAAGATGAGGCAGCGCAAATAGAAGTAAGTGTGGGGTAA
- the feoB gene encoding ferrous iron transport protein B, with product MKVKIALAGNPNSGKTTMFNDLTGSSQYVGNWPGVTVEKKEGNLRGQKDVIIQDLPGIYSLSPYTLEEVVARGYLINERPDAIINIIDASNIERNLYLSTQLLELGIPLVMALNMIDVVRKNGDTIDIQKLKEDLGCEIIEASALKGIGSKEVAQKAVELAKAKTVITPKHTFSADVEEALAKIEGVIKGKVPSINERWLAIKLFEQDEKVLNDLTLDEGALKVITDIVKECEDKLEDDGESIITNERYGYISKVVKKAVHKKSGPKRNATDKIDSIVTNRWLALPIFAVVMFLVYYISISTVGSMATDWVNDVLFGEIIPPAVGNFLDYIGTAAWLNSLILDGIVAGVGAVLGFLPQMMVLFLCLAFLEDCGYMARIAFIMDRIFRKFGLSGKSFIPILIGTGCGVPGIMATRTIENEHDRRMTIITTTFIPCSAKLPIIALIAGALFPGSTLVAPSAYFVGMAAIIVSGIILKKTRMFSGDATPFIMELPAYHLPGIKSILIHVWDRSKAFIRKATTVILLATVLVWFLSTFNWKLQMVETEYSILASIGKVIAPIFIPLGWGNWKAAVATVTGLIAKENVVGTFGILYGYANVADNGGEFWRNLQGEFTQLSAYSFLIFNLLCAPCFAAIGAVRSEMGNAKWTLFSVGYQTVFAYIIATSVYQIGSLISGNGFHVGTAVAFLFVLLLLYLLVRKPSEVNSNKKDSRIDTRKTA from the coding sequence ATGAAAGTTAAAATTGCTTTAGCAGGTAATCCTAATAGTGGTAAAACTACCATGTTCAATGATTTGACTGGAAGTTCCCAATATGTTGGCAATTGGCCTGGCGTTACTGTTGAAAAGAAAGAAGGAAATCTCAGAGGGCAGAAGGATGTAATTATTCAGGATTTACCAGGAATCTACTCATTATCTCCTTATACATTGGAAGAAGTGGTTGCCAGAGGATATCTGATTAATGAAAGGCCAGATGCCATTATTAATATTATAGATGCATCTAACATTGAAAGAAATCTCTACTTAAGTACGCAGCTTCTTGAACTTGGAATACCGCTGGTAATGGCTCTTAATATGATTGATGTTGTCCGTAAAAACGGAGATACGATTGATATTCAGAAATTAAAAGAGGATTTAGGCTGCGAAATTATTGAGGCTTCTGCTTTAAAGGGAATCGGTTCCAAAGAAGTTGCTCAAAAAGCGGTAGAACTTGCAAAGGCTAAAACCGTCATTACTCCAAAACATACATTCTCCGCGGATGTTGAAGAAGCTCTTGCAAAGATTGAAGGAGTTATTAAGGGTAAAGTTCCAAGTATAAATGAACGTTGGCTGGCTATTAAGCTTTTTGAACAGGATGAAAAAGTTCTAAATGATCTTACACTTGATGAGGGTGCTTTAAAAGTTATCACAGATATAGTGAAAGAGTGTGAAGACAAGCTTGAAGATGACGGTGAAAGTATTATTACAAACGAACGTTACGGATATATAAGTAAAGTAGTAAAGAAAGCGGTTCATAAAAAGAGCGGTCCTAAGAGGAATGCAACAGATAAAATTGACAGCATTGTTACGAACAGATGGCTTGCGCTGCCTATTTTTGCAGTTGTTATGTTCCTTGTTTATTACATATCAATCTCAACAGTAGGCAGTATGGCAACGGATTGGGTGAATGATGTTCTATTCGGTGAAATCATTCCCCCTGCAGTAGGAAATTTTCTTGACTATATCGGAACTGCTGCCTGGCTGAATTCACTAATCTTAGACGGTATTGTAGCCGGTGTTGGTGCAGTTCTTGGCTTCCTGCCCCAGATGATGGTACTTTTCCTTTGCCTTGCATTTTTGGAAGACTGCGGTTACATGGCAAGAATCGCCTTTATTATGGACCGTATTTTCCGTAAGTTTGGTTTATCCGGCAAATCTTTTATTCCCATCCTTATCGGAACAGGCTGCGGAGTTCCCGGAATTATGGCAACTCGTACCATTGAAAATGAGCACGACCGCAGAATGACAATTATTACAACAACCTTTATACCCTGCAGCGCAAAGCTTCCCATTATTGCTTTGATAGCCGGTGCTTTATTCCCAGGATCCACACTTGTTGCACCTTCTGCTTATTTTGTTGGTATGGCAGCAATTATAGTATCCGGTATTATATTAAAGAAAACCAGAATGTTCTCCGGTGATGCTACTCCCTTTATTATGGAACTTCCTGCTTATCACCTTCCCGGCATTAAGAGCATATTAATTCATGTATGGGATCGTTCCAAAGCATTTATCAGAAAAGCTACCACAGTTATCCTTCTTGCAACTGTATTGGTATGGTTCTTAAGTACATTCAATTGGAAATTACAAATGGTAGAAACAGAATACTCCATTCTTGCTTCCATCGGTAAGGTAATTGCACCTATCTTTATTCCTTTAGGATGGGGAAACTGGAAAGCCGCTGTAGCAACAGTAACAGGGTTAATTGCAAAGGAAAATGTAGTTGGTACTTTTGGTATCCTCTATGGCTATGCTAACGTTGCAGATAATGGCGGTGAATTCTGGAGAAATCTTCAAGGTGAATTCACACAGCTTTCCGCATACAGCTTCCTGATATTTAATTTACTTTGTGCTCCTTGTTTTGCAGCAATTGGTGCTGTTCGAAGTGAAATGGGTAATGCAAAGTGGACTCTCTTCTCCGTTGGATATCAGACAGTGTTTGCATATATTATTGCAACTTCAGTATACCAAATCGGAAGCTTGATCTCCGGTAATGGTTTTCATGTTGGAACAGCCGTTGCGTTCCTGTTTGTATTGTTATTATTATACCTTCTGGTTCGTAAACCAAGCGAAGTAAATTCCAACAAGAAAGATAGTCGTATAGATACCAGAAAAACAGCATAA
- a CDS encoding FeoB-associated Cys-rich membrane protein, whose translation MLATIIVGAIVFGGIGFSAYKTIRAKKEGAGCGCGCAGCSNAEASCKK comes from the coding sequence ATGTTAGCAACAATTATAGTAGGAGCCATCGTTTTCGGTGGTATTGGATTTTCCGCCTACAAAACGATTAGAGCAAAAAAGGAAGGTGCTGGCTGCGGCTGTGGCTGCGCTGGCTGCAGTAATGCAGAAGCCTCCTGTAAAAAGTAA
- a CDS encoding Fur family transcriptional regulator translates to MNVAMEKEAVLAKFHKKELIINQLRKKKFRITEQRRLLIEVILEDECSSCKEIYYKAVKKDPTVGIATVYRMVKTLEDLGVINRKNLYQIDYKNLNLKEEQVLFIDEETDKTVKVKKGLWFNELQKTLAAQGITDIDNITVLIKNHKNEDEDEYCDEELFASCGCQNTSCKYHCKKRDKLA, encoded by the coding sequence ATGAATGTGGCAATGGAAAAAGAGGCAGTATTGGCTAAATTTCATAAAAAGGAACTTATAATTAACCAACTTCGAAAGAAAAAGTTCCGTATTACAGAACAAAGGCGATTGTTAATTGAAGTTATATTAGAAGATGAATGTTCCAGTTGTAAAGAAATATATTACAAAGCAGTAAAAAAAGACCCGACAGTAGGGATTGCAACAGTCTATCGAATGGTTAAAACTTTGGAGGATCTGGGGGTCATTAACCGAAAGAATCTCTATCAAATAGATTATAAAAACTTGAATTTAAAAGAAGAACAAGTTCTTTTTATAGATGAGGAAACAGATAAAACTGTAAAAGTAAAAAAAGGCCTGTGGTTTAATGAACTGCAAAAAACTCTTGCAGCGCAAGGGATAACGGATATTGATAATATTACTGTATTGATTAAGAATCATAAAAATGAGGATGAGGATGAGTATTGCGATGAGGAGCTTTTTGCAAGCTGCGGCTGCCAAAACACCTCCTGTAAATATCATTGTAAAAAACGTGATAAATTAGCCTGA
- a CDS encoding GntR family transcriptional regulator, with the protein MEFDNNIPIYIQVIQDIEKDIITGKLGLGEKMPSGRDLALKYKINPNTASRIYKELEAQAICFTKRGLGTFVTEDGARVDQIRKDMANDLLEQFISGMDKLGIQKAEILAMLEEKYLEFKETNN; encoded by the coding sequence ATGGAATTCGATAATAATATTCCAATCTATATTCAGGTTATACAAGATATTGAGAAAGATATCATAACCGGAAAATTGGGCTTGGGCGAAAAGATGCCTTCGGGCAGAGATTTAGCACTAAAATATAAAATCAACCCTAATACTGCCAGTCGGATATACAAAGAATTGGAAGCACAGGCTATATGCTTTACAAAGAGAGGGTTGGGCACCTTTGTTACAGAAGATGGTGCGAGAGTAGATCAGATTCGAAAAGACATGGCAAATGATTTACTGGAACAGTTTATATCAGGCATGGATAAGTTAGGAATACAAAAAGCTGAAATATTAGCAATGCTTGAAGAGAAGTATCTGGAATTCAAAGAAACAAATAATTAA